In the genome of Drosophila pseudoobscura strain MV-25-SWS-2005 chromosome 3, UCI_Dpse_MV25, whole genome shotgun sequence, one region contains:
- the LOC4805353 gene encoding uncharacterized protein — protein sequence MNPVVTADNMLLAALKLGLVLAAISGCCMLPVSLADREMDRQQELPQRIYGLLDKMSCSRKLNASGTFALLLAEFLIKQKLRYVPPTRFERQLYYHLLHRMEHIKSRSSVSLATATGIERQILESAFQRNVMLLPPSVRYGQLDANGEYEQLAAIYGKVVNEGHPNRTQSDLCMREIVELELRNCKLPSHECLELLTSDAPTFGYQRTHQVLLLYMLQHHVCAPHLSPPQVYELLAKSHCNEVVREQNAIRSLGLPEQYRDLYLEQATICGLFGYNEVLNWRNVMEIGSWFEDDADDGDDNVADKSHDSQHINDLALVFYINAMLLLH from the exons ATGAATCCTGTCGTTACAGCTGATAACATGTTGCTTGCTGCCTTGAAACTCGGCCTGGTTTTGGCTGCAATTAGCGGGTGTTGCATGCTACCAGTTTCGCTGGCGGACCGCGAAATGGATcggcagcaggagctgccCCAGCGCATCTACGGGTTGCTCGATAAAATGTCCTGCAGCCGGAAGCTTAATGCGAGCGGCACATTCGCCCTGCTCCTGGCCGAATTCCTGATAAAAC AGAAACTGCGCTACGTGCCGCCCACTCGCTTCGAGAGGCAACTCTACTATCATTTGCTGCACAGGATGGAGCACATCAAGAGCCGCTCGAGTGTCTCcctggcaacagcaacgggcATCGAAAGACAAA TCCTGGAAAGTGCCTTTCAGAGAAACGTCATGCTTCTGCCGCCATCGGTGAGGTACGGTCAATTGGATGCCAATGGAGAGTACGAGCAGCTTGCGGCCATATATGGAAAAGTGGTCAACGAGGGCCACCCCAATAGAACGCAATCAG ATCTCTGCATGAGGGAGATTGTGGAGCTCGAATTGAGAAACTGTAAGCTGCCTTCCCACGAGTGCCTGGAGCTGCTGACCAGCGATGCACCCACCTTTGGCTACCAAAGGACCCATCA GGTGCTTCTTCTCTACATGCTGCAGCATCACGTGTGTGCCCCCCATTTGAGCCCTCCGCAGGTGTacgagctgctggccaagagcCATTGCAATGAGGTGGTACGCGAACAGAACGCCATACGGAGCCTGGGGCTGCCCGAGCAGTATCGTGATTTATATTTGGAGCAAG CAACAATCTGCGGCCTCTTTGGCTACAATGAGGTTTTGAACTGGCGCAATGTGATGGAAATTGGCAGCTGGTTCGAGGACGACGCTGATGATGGCGATGATAATGTGGCTGACAAGTCCCACGATAGTCAGCATATAAACGATCTGGCCTTGGTCTTTTATATAAATgcaatgttgctgttgcactaA